From the Planktothricoides raciborskii GIHE-MW2 genome, the window CAGCGGATATCAGCGTGTCTTAATTTTTAATTACCTCAAAAAACATCTACTGCAAAAATATTAATGGCACGAATTTGCCCTAAAATTATTGAGTTGCAGAATTATTTTCGCGCATAAGAGAGGAAATCAAGAATGTCAATTGCTGTAGGAATGATTGAAACCAGAGGGTTCCCAGCAGTGGTGGAAGCCGCAGACTCAATGGTCAAAGCAGCTCGAGTTACACTCGTCGGTTATGAAAAAATTGGTTCAGGTCGCGTCACCGTGATCGTTCGCGGAGATGTGTCCGAAGTACAAGCATCTGTCGCTGCGGGAATTGATGCTGCCAATCGAGTCAATGGCGGGGAAGTCCTCTCCACCCACATTATTGCTCGTCCCCACGAAAACTTAGAATATGTTCTACCGATTCGGTACACCGAAGAAGTAGAACAATTCCGTTCTTACTAATCCGCCCAAAGCAGGCTGGCTGCCATTATCCTGGAAGCCTTAAAGAAATTTGTCATTGGTTATCAGTTGGTCGAAAAAAGTCAGTTTTTTTTACCGACTGCCTCGACTTGATGGAAAAGTCATTCCACAGCTTAACTTTTAACCGATGACGCCAAACCCCAGCCTAAATAAATGATGCGGTTTAACTGTTCGCAGACAAATTCCTGGCGCTGGGTGGGAGAGGGAACAGAACCCAACCGAACCCAGGTGATTGCCCTTGATTTTGACCGATCAACCGATCGATGGTTGCACACCGGCAGGGCAAATCCGTCAACATTCGTAAATCACACAGATCACAAAGGCATAAAAACCTATGGCCATTGCAGTTGGAATGATTGAAACTTTAGGCTTTCCTGGAGTAGTGGAAGCCGCAGATTCAATGGTAAAAGCCGCTAGGGTAACCCTGGTAGGGTATGAAAAAATTGGTTCAGGTCGCGTCACCGTTATTGTGCGCGGCGATGTTTCCGAAGTACAAGCTTCCGTATCAGCAGGCGTTGATTCCGTCAAACAGCGGGTGAAAGGGGGTCAGGTACTCTCGACTCATATTATTGCCCGTCCTCACGAAAACTTGGAATATGTTTTACCCATTCGGTACACAGAAGCCGTAGCACAATTCCGCGATAGCTATAACACACCAATTCGTCGGTAATCTCTAAATAATGCAACTTGCCAAGGTTCGGGGAACAGTCGTTGGCACGCATAAATTACAAAGCCTGACCGGAGTTAAATTGCTGCTACTCCAATATATAGACGAGCAAGGCAACCCCTTGCCCAACTATGAAGTGGCAGCGGATTTAGTCGGGGCAGGTTTCGATGAATGGGTGCTGGTGAGCCGTGGCAGTGCGGCTCGTCAGGAAAGAAGTTACGAGGAGCGTCCGGTGGATGCTTTAGTCGTGGCCATCATTGATACAGTAACGGTTGAAAATCGGTTGCTGTACAGCAAAAAAGAGCAATACCGTTAGATTTTTGGGGTAAAAGTAGGATTCTTATAAAATTGCACCATTTTTATCCATATTCAGACCACAACATGATTGTTAAATTAGGAGGATTTGAGCGATGGTAGTCCGCAAAAGAGCGGCTCCCCCAACTCCTTGGTCAAAAAATTTGGCCGAACCCCAGATTGATCCATCCGCTTATGTGCATTCTTTCTCCAATATAATTGGCGATGTTCGGATCGGAGCCCAGGTCCTAGTTTCCCCGGGAACTTCGATCAGAGCGGATGAAGGATCTCCTTTCTATATAGGTGATAGCACAAATATTCAAGATGGGGTAGTGATTCATGGTCTAGAGAAAGGCCAAGTCATTGGAGACGATCACAATAGCTATTCCGTCTGGATTGGCAAAAATTCTTGTATTACTCACATGGCGCTGATTCATGGGCCAGCTTATGTGGGAGATAACTGCTTTATTGGTTTTCGCTCGACTATCTTTAATGCGCGAGTGGGATCCGGTTCGATTGTAATGATGCACGCCTTAGTTCAGGATGTGGAAATTCCTCCGGGTAAGTATGTGGCATCAGGAGCAGTGATTACCAATCAGCAACAAGCAGATCGCCTGCCAGATGTTCAAGAAGCCGACTTACAATTTGCCCATCACGTTGTCCAAATTAATGAGGCTTTGCTGGCAGGCTACCGTTGTGCAGAAAGCGAGGCTTGTATTGCGCCAATTCGTGAGCAAGCTGGTAGTGATAAGAAAAATGATTCTGAAGTAGAGACGAAAATAGCCTGGACAGGGAGTACAAGCATGAATCAAGAAATTGTAGAGCAGGTTAGATCCCTGCTGGCTCAAGGGTATCGGATCGGTACTGAATACGCAGACGAACGTCGGTTTAAAACTAGCTCCTGGCGCAGTGGTGCCCCGATTCAAGGACAACAAGTTCAGGCAGTTTTAGCCGAGTTGGAAGCAGTGGTGGCCGATCACCCTGGGGAATATGTTCGGATTATTGGCATTGATCCGCAAGTTAAGCGTCGGGTTTTGGAATTGACGATTCAACGACCCAACGATCAGCCCCAAAAATTCACCGCCGCTGCCGCTGCCGCTCCTAGTGTGAGCCAAGGTGTCAGCAGTGGTGGCAGTGCCGCTTTAAGTCAAGATATTAGTTCTCAGGTGCGATCGCTCCTCGCTCAAGGGTATCGGGTGGGGGTTGAACACGCCGATGAACGTCGCTTTAAGACCAGTTCCTGGAAAACCGGCGCACCGATTCAATCGGCGAATCCTCAACAAGCGGTTGCCGAATTACAAGCGGCTTTGGCTGAATATGCCGGAGAGTATGTCCGTCTGATTGGCATTGACCCCAAAGCCAAGCGCCGAGTTTTGGAATTGGTTGTCCAACGACCCGGTGAAACCGCACCTAGCTTGACGGGTAGTGCCGCAAGTCCAGCAGTGGCCAAAACATCCAGCAATGGTGGCGTTAGTGCGGCCTTAAATCAGGATCTTACGGCGCAAATTACTTCCCTGTTGGCTCAAGGCTATCGGATCGGCACAGAACACGCTGATGAACGTCGGTTTAAAACCAGTTCTTGGCAGACTTGCCCCCTGATTGAAGCAACTCGTGCCGATCAAGTGCTGGCAGAACTGCAAGCTTGTCTGGCAGAGCATCAAGGGGAATATGTCCGCTTGATTGGCATCGATCCCAAAGCCAAACGTCGGGTGCTAGAAACCCTGATTCAGCGGCCAAATCAAGCGGTCAAAGTGGCGACTACTGCCACCGCAGCGGCTCCCAGTGCCCGTAGTTATACCAGCAATGGCAGCAGTTCCAGCAGCTATGGTTCGGTTGGTAGCAGCAGCTTGAGTGCCGAAACGATCCAACAAGTGCGATCGCTCCTGGCTCAAGGATATCGCATTGGCACGGAACACACCGACGTGCGCCGCTTTAAGATCAGTTCTTGGCAAAGCTGCTCCCCCATCGAATCCCAACGAGAAGTCGATGTGATTGCCGCCCTAGAAGCTTGTCTCAAAGAGCATGACGGCGAATACGTGCGATTACTAGGGATTGATACCAAAGCCAAGCGCCGGGTGGCGGAAACCATTATCCAACGACCCACCGCAGCGGTTCGCTAGATCGTAGGGGCTGTAGGGGATGAACGCATTCGGGCAATAATTTCTCTGGTTAAACCTCAAATTTAATATCCGAATGCGAAAGCCCGGACAAAGCAGTCAGCCACCAGGGTACAGCTTTCTCTGTACCTAGCTGAAAGCTCAACCCTGAAAGCTGACTGCTGAAAGCCGACTGCTGAAAGCTGACTGCTTATTTCCAGATTTTCTCGCTGTGGTTCCATCTTCATGTACTTACCGCCTCTGCAAGCAGTTCATAACGCCGAGCTTTACCAGACTGGTGATGTCACCGTCGATCCTTCTGCGGTAATTGGTCTAGGAGTCATCTTACAAGCCTCTCCCAAAGGTCGGATTCTGATTGGTGCCGGAGCCTGTTTGGGGATGGGCACGATCATCAATGCCTGTGAAGGCACGATAGAAATCGAATCCGGTGCAGTATTGGGGCCGGGAGTTTTGATGATTGGCCAAGGCAAAGTTGGTGCTAATGCTAGTATTGGCGCTGTTAGCACACTTTTTAACGCTTCGATTCCGCCGATGCAAGTCTTAGCCGCTGGTTCAGTGATCGGACAGATTGCGGCTAAGGTTTTGTCTGAGTCAGGCAGATCGCCGACTCAGCAGCAATCAAAGGTCAACCCTGAAATATCAGCGGTTGAAACCGTTGAACCAACCGAGTCATCACTCCCAGTTGCAGAATCAGCATCATCTCAACCTACCGGGACGACTAATGATAAGTCTCCACTGACGACCGACGAGGCAGAAAATTCCGATCGGTCTCCACTGACGACAGATGAAGCAGAAAATTCCGATCGGTCTCCACTGACAACAGAGGAGGCAGAAAATTCTTATGAGATATCTGGGGGAGAAACCTCTCAGCCGCAGTTGACCAACGATGCCGATCCAGGATCGGTGCCAACTCCTGGGACTCCTATCTATGGTCAAATTTATATTAGTCGGATGTTAGGAACGATTTTTCCCCAGGGAAAAGCAATCAACCGCCGACCATAAAATAATCCGTAAGTTGTAAATTTTGTTTTATGATTTCGCCTTGGCACTAGGGAAATCTCAACGGTGCTAAATCACTTGGTAAAAAAATCCAAAAAATGTACCAATTTGTTGTAGGATATTTCACCAAGTGATTCTTTTGACGAGAGTAAATACTCCTAGATGACCTTCAAGGTAGGCCGTGAATGCGGCACCTAGTTCGGGCGATTCCCTCCAGGCGGATCGCTTTAGCATCGCGCCGTGAATGTCTCCCCTGAATCTATCGTTAATTATTTTTTTGGTTCCGCCAAGATTTAACCTCCTAGAGGTGGCAAACATTGTTTGGTTGAGATGGTTGGCCTTGAGAAAAAATTATCAGAGATAAATAGGATCTCTTGTCGCCGACAATCCAAGAAACCAAGCTAAGTGAATGTGAATTTTTGCGGAGGGTGATTTAAGGTCAAACCTTTGCGCGGAAAAGCTTTTCCGTGGATGACAGACCAAAGATAAGCCCTGTAAATATCTAGAAATTAAGGGGGGGCTCAAAAACGATGATTGGTTAATTTACCTCAGCTTTGGAAAAAAACTGAGTGCTTTTTCATGTCTATTTTTTATTTATAGCTAATTAGAGTGATTCATGTAAATAATGAGTCATTACATTCGGCTGTGTAAAGAAATATGTAGAAATTTTGTGATTAATTAAACTAATGTAATTTAAAATAACAAACTATCAAAAGTTTGGCAAAAAAAATTTGGAAATTTTGCTAAAAATGATCCGATTCGTGGTAAAGTATCCGAAACAAGAAAAACGACGAGCTAAATAAAAAGTCTGAAGTCTGACTTTTACTAAAGATTGTTATCTTTCTTAACATGGCGCTCGAAAAGGCGATCTAGCGATCGCTGTATAAATTGTTAAACCTAAAAACACCTCTTTATATAGGAGGAAATCCCACATGGTACAAGCCAAATCCGCCGGATATGCAGCAGGGGTAAAAGACTACCGCCTGACCTATTACACTCCCGACTACACCCCCAAAGATACCGATTTGCTGGCCGCGTTTCGGATGACCCCTCAACCGGGCGTCCCTCCAGAAGAAGCTGGCGCCGCTGTGGCCGCTGAATCTTCTACCGGAACCTGGACCACAGTTTGGACTGACCTCCTGACTGACTTGGATCGTTACAAAGGCCGTTGCTATCATATTGAACCTGTTAAGAACGAAGACAATCAATATATTTGCTTCGTCGCTTATCCCCTGGATCTATTTGAAGAAGGGTCTGTCACCAACATCCTGACCTCTATCGTGGGGAACGTATTTGGCTTTAAAGCCCTGCGTGCTCTGCGTCTGGAAGATATTCGCTTCCCCGTTGCTTTGGTGAAAACCTTCCAAGGCCCACCGCACGGTATCGTGGTTGAGCGTGACTTGTTGAACAAGTACGGTCGTCCCTTACTCGGTTGCACCATTAAGCCAAAACTGGGTCTGTCCGGTAAGAACTACGGTCGGGCCGTTTACGAGTGCTTACGCGGTGGCTTGGACTTTACCAAGGATGATGAAAACATCAACTCCCAGCCCTTCATGCGTTGGCGCGATCGCTTCCTGTTCGTTGCTGAAGCTATTAAGAAAGCTGAAGCCGAAACTGGGGAAGTTAAAGGTCACTACCTGAACGTCACCGCTGCTACTTGCGAAGAAATGCTCAAGCGGGCTGAGTTCGTGAAAGAACTGGAAATGCCCATTCTGATGCACGACTATCTGACGGGTGGTTTCACTGCAAATACTACCCTGGCCAAATGGTGCCGTGACAATGGAATTCTGATGCACATTCACCGCGCTATGCACGCTGTGATCGACCGTCAGAAGAACCACGGGATCCACTTCCGCGTGTTGGCCAAGTGCTTGCGTCTCTCTGGTGGCGACCACCTGCACTCTGGAACCGTTGTGGGTAAACTCGAAGGCGAACGCGGCATTACTATGGGCTTCGTAGACTTGATGCGCGAAGACCATATCGAAGAAGATCGCGATCGCGGTATCTACTTTACTCAAGATTGGGCTTCCTTACCTGGAGTCATGCCAGTTGCTTCTGGCGGTATCCACGTATGGCATATGCCTGCTCTGGTGGAAATCTTCGGTGATGATTCTTGCTTGCAATTCGGTGGTGGCACCCTCGGTCACCCCTGGGGTAACGCACCAGGTGCAACTGCCAACCGTGTCGCTCTGGAAGCTTGTATCCAAGCCCGTAACGAAGGCCGCAGCTTGGCTCGCGAAGGTAATGATGTTATCCGCGAAGCTTGCAAATGGTCTCCTGAATTGGCTGCCGCTTGCGAACTCTGGAAAGAAATCAAGTTCGAGTTTGAAGCGGTGGATACAGTCTGATTTTGTCCCTGCTATATAGTGGGGTGGGACGGGACAGGGAAAACAGGCATGGATTCAAAGCAAGTTGTTAAACAGACGGCCAAAGTTGTGCAAAATTACCTGACTTACCAGGCAGTACGCACAGTGATTGACCAATTAACAGAAACGAACCCACCTCTAGCGATTTGGTTTAGGCAATATTCCTCGGGATACAATTTCCAGGAAGCCGAAACCTATTTACAAGAGTTGATGCAGGAAAACAAAGAATTAGCCCTGCGGATTATGACAGTTCGCGAAGACCTGGCAGAGAGAGTCTTGGAATTTCTGCCGCCAATGGTTAGCGCGAATATCGGCCAGGATAATATGGAACACCGGCGTCAACTCTTGGAACGCATTACCTACTCGCCCTTTTATGCCACAGATATAGCAGATGCTTCTCATCCAGAGTTAGATATTAACGATTCCACAAATTGAACATTTTTGACTGAGTAGAAAAAACTATGAGAACTCTGCCAAAAGAGCGTCGCTACGAAACCCTTTCTTATTTGCCCCCTTTGAGCGATCAGCAAATTGCCAAGCAAGTGCAATATATGATCGACCAAGGTCTGATTCCTGCGGTTGAGTTTAACGAAACTTCTAATCCCAAAGATTACTACTGGACTATGTGGAAGCTGCCCCTGTTTGGTGCTCGCAGTCCTCAAGAAGTCCTGAACGAAGTTCGCGAATGCCGCAATGAATACCCCAATTGCTATATCCGCGTGATGGGTTTTGACAATATTAAGCAGTGCCAGTCCATTAGCTTTATTGTGAACAAGCCCTCTCAAAGCCGCTTCTAATTCGGTTTTGTTGAAATAATTTGAGAAAGTAGCGGGAGAATTTAAGTTTTCTCGCTATTTTCTGCTGGGAATATTTTAAAATTCAGTCGGCTAATCACTGCGGGAAATTTTTGAGCATCAAGAGGAATAAAATGCCTGATACTGAAACAACTTCTATTGATATTTGTGTCGAGATATTCCTGGAATGTAATCAGGCGATCGCTCAAGGATCATTAATTAGTCGTCTCAATCGCCAGGATAAAGAATTTCACTTTCAAAACTGGTTTGAACAGCGGTTAAAAGAAACCAAAGTTTACTACGAACAGCCCGGTCGCAATTCCTACCCTGATTTCACCTTGGTTCAAGCTCCTATGGGATATGAAGTCAAGGGTTTAGCATGGCCTGGTAGAGAAGCTGATTACGATTGTAACAGCCAAGTTCCTTCAGGCTGCCACAATGGACGGACTATTTACTATGTATTTGGTAGATATCCATCCGGTGCAAATGAAAACGAATACCCGGTGATTGATTTAATTATCTGTCATGGCGATTTTTTAAATTCAAACCATGACTACATCCACAAAAACAAAAGTTTTTCTGGCTTTGGTAGTTACGGGGATTTAAAGATTCGTGACAGAAAAATGTATATTGCTCCAACACCTTACGGGCTTCTTACTGGAGTGGATAGACAAGTTACGCTGATTTTGCCGCAAGATTATCCACAAGATTCCAGACTTCAATCTGTTGGTAATCTAACTCGTATAGAAGCAGATCAACAAGTAATCGGCTATTCATTTAATTTAAATACTAACCAAATTATGCCAGAATATCAAAAAAACCCATCGTCAGGGAAAACTCATTCTTTTGTCGCGTATCGCCCGCGAGGTATTAATAGCCCAGCGGTGGCGATGAAGCATCCATAATTGCTTAGTTAGTAATAATTTTAAATTTTAAATTTAACTTTTCCCATGTCTTTTAGCAAACATAATTATTCGGTGTTAAGCCTTTTCTCAGGGGCGGGGGGATTAGATTTGGGTTTTGAAGCGGCAGGATTTAGATTATTAGAGGCGATCGATATTAATCCTTGGTGCATTCAAACCCTACAAAAAAATCGCCCAAACTGGCAAGTTATTTTAGGGGATGTCCGCGATTATTATCCAGAAAAACAACCTGATGTTTTGCTGGCTGGTGTTCCCTGTCAAGGATTTTCCCTGGGTGGTAATCGTCAAGCTAATGATAGCAGAAATATGCTTTACAAGGAAGTGATTCGGGTGGCGAAATTTTGCCAACCGCGAATTGTTTTAATCGAAAATGTGCTGAACCTACGCACGATGAAGTCGCCGGAAACAAATCTACCGTTTAATGAGCAAATTATTCAGGAATTTGAGCAGATTGGTTATCAGGTTTTTCACGATATTTTTAAGGTTTGCTATTATGGAGTTCCCCAAACTCGGAGGCGATTTGTGTTTATTGCTTTTAGAGAAAAAGCTCCTTTAGGCTATTATTTGCCACCGCCAGGGGAAATCACTACTATTCGCGATTTTCTTTATGATTTGGCTCACGGAAAAGGGACAAATTTACCAAATCATCATCCTGAATGGGGTTTTAATAGTAAAGTACATCGAGAAACCGGAGAACCCTTTGATATAACTGAAGAAGTTGTGCCAGTAAGATTGTCGAGAACTGCATCGGATGGTCATCCAATTCGCTCTTTTGATGCTCCTTTTCCGGCGATCGATACGGCGACAATTTGGGGATGGGCGCAGGGAAATGTGGTGGCGAATCGATATTTTAAAGATCCTTTTTTAAGCCAGCATTCAAAAGGGGGAGAACGGCTTTGGCGATTGAGTGCTTCACGAATTCGGTCTTTTAGCGATCGCGAATATGCTCGGTTACAAACTTTTCCCGATGATTGGGTATTTATGGGGAAGACAAAACGGGATATTCATCGGCAAATTGGTAATGCGGTGCCGGTGGAATTTGCTAAAGTTATTGCCCAGAATATAAAGAAAGCCCTGGAATGTTTGGATCGGCAAAAAAGATTTACGGAACAGTTAGAGCAATGTGCTGATTTTTGGCAACTTTCTTTGTTTTAGAATAATCTGCTTTTTTTGGTCATTTCTGAGTAGGAATCCTTGTAGGGGCGAAGCATGAACGCCGATATTTGTCGGCGAACAAATTAATTTTCATACGGTCATGCAACGCCGCCCTTAGCAGCCGTGTGGGTTCCAACCCAGAATTAACTGCCGGTCAGGGCGGCGTTGCATTCGGGGAAAAACTTAACTGTTCAAAGCCAGAATTAACTGCCTGGATATGCTTTCGCTATGCCGTCAGGCTTTATGCTTTCATACTTGATTAGGTAAGGGCGAAGCATTCGGGTAAAAAGGATGGGGTAGCGGATGGGCAGCGGATGGGTCAAGAAACCGAGTTTCTTAACCAAGTTTCGGTTTTGTTGCAGAGGTTGTCGCAGAAACCCGGTTTCTGGGTTTGGGTGGGGGTGAAGAAACCGGGACTCGCTGCTTTGCATCCCACAGATAACTGTGATATCTGGAAAAGAAACCCGGTTTCTGGGTATTGTAAGCCTTAGCCTATAAGAGTTGATCGGAAACGGAGAGGGTGGGATTTGAACCCACGGTAGCTTTCGCTACACTCGATTTCAAGTCGAGCGCAATCGACCACTCTGCCACCTCTCCAGGACAGCTTTTTGCATAGCTGTATTTGATTATATCACGTTATCACAGATTATCACAGATTATCACAGATTACCACAAATTACCACATTTTACTTACGCCGATTGCGCGATCGCATCTATTTTTCGCCGATAAATTATTTCTTCGGAGATGATCTGAGATTGGTGGTTGACCCAAACAATGCAGATATCGCTGACAATGCCTTGGTTTAAGGTGATCAGGGAAAAGTTTCGCTGTTTTTCCCCCCGGATCTGGACAATGCGAGGCACGATCGCCCCATTATAATAAACGGTGCCTTCGGGACTGACCTCAACACATTGACGCAAGGTTTCTTGGGTATGCTTCAGCTTATGGTGCATATGTCCAAAGGTGACGAGGGGAATGGTTTTCCCCAGTTGACGAGTTTGAGCGATCGCCGCTTCTAAGTCTGGATCGCCATAGTCACCGCCGATCGGTTTCCAGTCTTTGCCACAAATATCTTCCGGGCGATCGCCCAACCCAGTCGGCCCATTATGACTTAAAAATATTACCGTATCATAAGCGGACAGGCGGGCGGCGGCGACAATTCTGGCGGTAGACTCCTGCATATTCAGCACTCCAAACCAGTCTCGATAAAAATCTGCATATTTCCAACTCGGCCCACCATAACTAAAAGGTCTGCCACCGACCACCGATAATCGGAAATCGGCAAAATCCAACTTTTCATAACCCACGTGAGTTGCCCCCAGTAAATCTAGTTGTGCTTGCAGCCGATTTTCTAGTTGCGGATTGTAGGGACATTTTTTTCTACCCCAAGGAGTGGCGGTGTAAACGGCGTCATGGTTGCCTAAAATTACTGCTTTCGGGGTTTCTAAAGCGGCAACTTGTTGCACCACAGAGACAGATTCATTGCCAAAATCCCCCACGAATAAGACTAAATCAACTCCTAAATGCGCGATCGCCTCATTATCTGCCGCTTCCCATTGTTCGTGAACATCCCCAACCACGGCAATTTTTATGGGTGGTTCTGCCTTGATTGGATGTTGCATGATAGACTTCCTAATGATTACATGATATAGACCAGTAAAATTTTATCATTTTTATCATCAAAAATATCATCAAAAGTTGGCCGATATCAATCGGTAATTTTAATTAAATTTAACCACTTTAGTATTATTTTATGCTATTGCTTACTTTTGGGCGACAATCGACCATATAATATATGCTGTGAATATGTATAATCATCTATGAAAATTATTTTTTGATGATTTCATTAGACGATAAAATATTTTGAATATTCTGGAAATTTAATTAAATAATGAAATTAATTAAATCCTGATAATAGTTTATTTTGGTAATATTTATTATATACCGAATATACCTAAAAATAAATATTTAACGTTTATGTAAGCGATCGCTGAAAAAAAGCGCTATTTCATAATAGACATCTGGCCAGCCGATTGATTCTGCCGTTTTGAGGGGAGGGTGAAGTCTAATATCAATGAAATTGGGGAAATTGAGATTAATTATCGGGCGAT encodes:
- a CDS encoding DNA cytosine methyltransferase, whose protein sequence is MSFSKHNYSVLSLFSGAGGLDLGFEAAGFRLLEAIDINPWCIQTLQKNRPNWQVILGDVRDYYPEKQPDVLLAGVPCQGFSLGGNRQANDSRNMLYKEVIRVAKFCQPRIVLIENVLNLRTMKSPETNLPFNEQIIQEFEQIGYQVFHDIFKVCYYGVPQTRRRFVFIAFREKAPLGYYLPPPGEITTIRDFLYDLAHGKGTNLPNHHPEWGFNSKVHRETGEPFDITEEVVPVRLSRTASDGHPIRSFDAPFPAIDTATIWGWAQGNVVANRYFKDPFLSQHSKGGERLWRLSASRIRSFSDREYARLQTFPDDWVFMGKTKRDIHRQIGNAVPVEFAKVIAQNIKKALECLDRQKRFTEQLEQCADFWQLSLF
- a CDS encoding ribulose bisphosphate carboxylase small subunit, which translates into the protein MRTLPKERRYETLSYLPPLSDQQIAKQVQYMIDQGLIPAVEFNETSNPKDYYWTMWKLPLFGARSPQEVLNEVRECRNEYPNCYIRVMGFDNIKQCQSISFIVNKPSQSRF
- a CDS encoding TIGR04168 family protein, which gives rise to MQHPIKAEPPIKIAVVGDVHEQWEAADNEAIAHLGVDLVLFVGDFGNESVSVVQQVAALETPKAVILGNHDAVYTATPWGRKKCPYNPQLENRLQAQLDLLGATHVGYEKLDFADFRLSVVGGRPFSYGGPSWKYADFYRDWFGVLNMQESTARIVAAARLSAYDTVIFLSHNGPTGLGDRPEDICGKDWKPIGGDYGDPDLEAAIAQTRQLGKTIPLVTFGHMHHKLKHTQETLRQCVEVSPEGTVYYNGAIVPRIVQIRGEKQRNFSLITLNQGIVSDICIVWVNHQSQIISEEIIYRRKIDAIAQSA
- a CDS encoding form I ribulose bisphosphate carboxylase large subunit — its product is MVQAKSAGYAAGVKDYRLTYYTPDYTPKDTDLLAAFRMTPQPGVPPEEAGAAVAAESSTGTWTTVWTDLLTDLDRYKGRCYHIEPVKNEDNQYICFVAYPLDLFEEGSVTNILTSIVGNVFGFKALRALRLEDIRFPVALVKTFQGPPHGIVVERDLLNKYGRPLLGCTIKPKLGLSGKNYGRAVYECLRGGLDFTKDDENINSQPFMRWRDRFLFVAEAIKKAEAETGEVKGHYLNVTAATCEEMLKRAEFVKELEMPILMHDYLTGGFTANTTLAKWCRDNGILMHIHRAMHAVIDRQKNHGIHFRVLAKCLRLSGGDHLHSGTVVGKLEGERGITMGFVDLMREDHIEEDRDRGIYFTQDWASLPGVMPVASGGIHVWHMPALVEIFGDDSCLQFGGGTLGHPWGNAPGATANRVALEACIQARNEGRSLAREGNDVIREACKWSPELAAACELWKEIKFEFEAVDTV
- a CDS encoding carbon dioxide-concentrating mechanism protein CcmK, producing the protein MSIAVGMIETRGFPAVVEAADSMVKAARVTLVGYEKIGSGRVTVIVRGDVSEVQASVAAGIDAANRVNGGEVLSTHIIARPHENLEYVLPIRYTEEVEQFRSY
- a CDS encoding carbon dioxide-concentrating mechanism protein CcmK; translated protein: MAIAVGMIETLGFPGVVEAADSMVKAARVTLVGYEKIGSGRVTVIVRGDVSEVQASVSAGVDSVKQRVKGGQVLSTHIIARPHENLEYVLPIRYTEAVAQFRDSYNTPIRR
- a CDS encoding ribulose bisphosphate carboxylase small subunit produces the protein MVVRKRAAPPTPWSKNLAEPQIDPSAYVHSFSNIIGDVRIGAQVLVSPGTSIRADEGSPFYIGDSTNIQDGVVIHGLEKGQVIGDDHNSYSVWIGKNSCITHMALIHGPAYVGDNCFIGFRSTIFNARVGSGSIVMMHALVQDVEIPPGKYVASGAVITNQQQADRLPDVQEADLQFAHHVVQINEALLAGYRCAESEACIAPIREQAGSDKKNDSEVETKIAWTGSTSMNQEIVEQVRSLLAQGYRIGTEYADERRFKTSSWRSGAPIQGQQVQAVLAELEAVVADHPGEYVRIIGIDPQVKRRVLELTIQRPNDQPQKFTAAAAAAPSVSQGVSSGGSAALSQDISSQVRSLLAQGYRVGVEHADERRFKTSSWKTGAPIQSANPQQAVAELQAALAEYAGEYVRLIGIDPKAKRRVLELVVQRPGETAPSLTGSAASPAVAKTSSNGGVSAALNQDLTAQITSLLAQGYRIGTEHADERRFKTSSWQTCPLIEATRADQVLAELQACLAEHQGEYVRLIGIDPKAKRRVLETLIQRPNQAVKVATTATAAAPSARSYTSNGSSSSSYGSVGSSSLSAETIQQVRSLLAQGYRIGTEHTDVRRFKISSWQSCSPIESQREVDVIAALEACLKEHDGEYVRLLGIDTKAKRRVAETIIQRPTAAVR
- a CDS encoding chaperonin family protein RbcX, whose protein sequence is MDSKQVVKQTAKVVQNYLTYQAVRTVIDQLTETNPPLAIWFRQYSSGYNFQEAETYLQELMQENKELALRIMTVREDLAERVLEFLPPMVSANIGQDNMEHRRQLLERITYSPFYATDIADASHPELDINDSTN
- a CDS encoding EutN/CcmL family microcompartment protein, which gives rise to MQLAKVRGTVVGTHKLQSLTGVKLLLLQYIDEQGNPLPNYEVAADLVGAGFDEWVLVSRGSAARQERSYEERPVDALVVAIIDTVTVENRLLYSKKEQYR